DNA sequence from the Cataglyphis hispanica isolate Lineage 1 chromosome 12, ULB_Chis1_1.0, whole genome shotgun sequence genome:
GTTGCCGAGATGAATCCTGGTTATGGTCTGTTGActacagaattattaaaacttgatATACCATTGATTCATCTATACGAAGCAAAGAAGGAATTACATCCGATACTGAATGCAATCCATAACACGTATCCTGGAAGATTGGATCTGCGAACTTTTAATCTCCTTTCAATGTACTACTcattttataaacttaaagACGAGAATAATATTCAGCAAATTTTTCAAGGAGTGGAAAATAAAGAATGGGAAGATGAAACTTCCATGCAGATAGTTGGTGCAACATctagcaaattattttttcctcaTCTTATACAAAGTTTATTGTTTCGCAACTATTTCATGTCTTATGGAAGACCTGTCTTCTATTTAGCAATATCTCCATTTTTGTGGCATGTtagtatttcatttttctttctttaaagtataattgataattatattaaaatttgattgtcattttatatagACATACACTTGTGATATCAGTAACCACAAAATATACACTTTTACAAAAGTGATGTTCCaaacaatgtttaattataaacttctGGGGACATTAAATAGAAAAGCTTTTTTACCTTGGCCAAGACGAAACAACAAAAATAAGCATAAGTTAACCTGTATGTGGGCAAAACAGAATTATGAGcaaataaatgtgataaaagtTGAGCCAAAAATCGATCTTTACTCACAATTATCACCAGAAGATTGGATAacgttttcatattttgtaaaacatcACATGAAAAAACGTAGTAACCGAGTGATATCTGAATTAGAGTGAGtacaatgattttaattaaatattttgctgtcatatatatatatatatatatatatatatatatatatatatatatatatatatatatataggaaaaaatcttatttttatattacaattgcatattctatttttagaaaatgggTACCAGGTTGTGGAATCAGATTAATAGCTAAAGACTACACAATATTTACACAGTTTGGTGACTTAACTCC
Encoded proteins:
- the LOC126853462 gene encoding dimethyladenosine transferase 2, mitochondrial; amino-acid sequence: MLSKNFLPVITSWLSGRSEHILKVYCSTLTSNSSYLNEAKYKNTEQMKKEVEEIKVTVKKMKKKFIFDDKEILHILNYVHSVNPDLINICTEKLKLHKADVDVLYFIDRDSAAEYLSLIKNDLIKNTCFVAEMNPGYGLLTTELLKLDIPLIHLYEAKKELHPILNAIHNTYPGRLDLRTFNLLSMYYSFYKLKDENNIQQIFQGVENKEWEDETSMQIVGATSSKLFFPHLIQSLLFRNYFMSYGRPVFYLAISPFLWHTYTCDISNHKIYTFTKVMFQTMFNYKLLGTLNRKAFLPWPRRNNKNKHKLTCMWAKQNYEQINVIKVEPKIDLYSQLSPEDWITFSYFVKHHMKKRSNRVISELEKWVPGCGIRLIAKDYTIFTQFGDLTPVQIMELFKEFKSWPEYNESNFLTSMNDLNIVHNEIIAAELEDNLKIDE